A region from the Sphingomonas brevis genome encodes:
- a CDS encoding DUF6065 family protein — translation MDLHCFVTPEWEPRIRPASPKRDWMDATPEAYAYRCLPLDIGNAHGWEILSPCSFAAVWDGGPAASSVHIDLSQATQAPFVPVSLFGAGILTFHIEAIFRTPPDWNLWASGPPNSPKDGIAPLAGIIETDWSPYTFTMNWKFTRPDQVVRFEEGEPFCFFFPVPRGAIQQFEPRILPISSDPELAAQYQAWSESRLEFHREMERNPPTDPSDRWQKLYYRGVCPDGRSGSETHEVKLRIKPFVKSD, via the coding sequence ATGGATCTGCACTGCTTCGTTACGCCGGAATGGGAGCCGCGCATCCGCCCCGCTTCCCCGAAGCGGGACTGGATGGACGCAACGCCTGAAGCTTATGCTTACCGTTGCCTTCCCTTGGACATCGGCAATGCACATGGGTGGGAAATCCTCAGCCCGTGCAGTTTTGCCGCGGTGTGGGACGGCGGCCCGGCAGCCTCGTCGGTTCACATCGACCTGTCCCAGGCCACGCAGGCCCCGTTCGTCCCGGTTTCGCTATTCGGAGCCGGCATCCTGACTTTTCATATCGAAGCGATATTCCGGACGCCGCCGGACTGGAACCTTTGGGCCAGCGGACCCCCCAACAGCCCGAAGGATGGCATCGCCCCGCTTGCCGGGATCATCGAGACGGATTGGTCACCCTATACCTTCACCATGAACTGGAAATTCACGCGGCCGGACCAGGTCGTGCGGTTCGAAGAAGGCGAGCCCTTTTGCTTTTTCTTTCCGGTTCCGCGCGGCGCCATCCAGCAATTCGAGCCGCGTATCTTGCCCATATCGAGCGATCCCGAGCTTGCCGCGCAGTATCAGGCCTGGAGTGAGTCCCGCCTCGAATTCCATCGCGAGATGGAACGGAATCCGCCGACCGATCCCAGCGACCGCTGGCAGAAGCTTTATTATCGCGGGGTTTGCCCGGATGGGCGAAGCGGTTCCGAAACGCATGAGGTGAAGCTGCGCATCAAGCCCTTCGTTAAGAGCGATTGA
- a CDS encoding TonB-dependent receptor domain-containing protein produces the protein MKSTYRNRLLTTTLFVSASVLGTPAFAQDVQEPVTGEPAQAVDETAAPTPAEETAGREIVVTGSRIARPNLTSSSPIAVVTGEETVDKADITLDTFLNTLPQVNPAGTTTSNNPGNGGQSNINLRGLGSNRNLVLIDGRRPMSSGTDLSVDLNTIPQGLIERIDVITGGAGATYGADAIAGVVNIIMKDDFQGVDLRATYSNALKNFDAREYQVSGVLGANFDDGKGNVAVAAEFSSRENLGKLERDFAAQATSTTPTPPMARYVASGANAPSAAALNTVFGSYGYAPGSVNDASRVGFNNDGTLIGFGVFNTAQDVVNYRFDPEGNDAAAANQNFFPDFYSYNFDRTNLLVLPLKRKSFFVKGNYEIDPHADFFIQGGYTEYNSASGLAATPIGTRVECATGTNPLRAKSNFVNCGFSVTQLVIPRSNPFVPADLNILLDSRTGDDPALVGVGAAEPIKIAKRLLDTGLRLTATENRVLQGLAGLRGDIVDNWRYEVSYSWGRTTIETAASGNVNVQNAERLLEAADGGDSLCEGGFNPFGINPISAECVEFLNETGFTQTDFTLKVLQGFVTGDVVELPAGPLSVVLGGEQRRWRYDFDPGTLFGPIAGFNTATPDHGTNKFTDWFAEARIPILKDAQYAKELELGLSFRHSKSEFVDIQNGGEGGSSDNAYGVTVSWAPLDELRFRGSYQHSVRAPNFVELFSGGSSFPQYFDPCSINTNFRATAGAAGAAICQATGLSLAQTATYVQTPGSQAFIGITGNADLGPETGDTFTVGAVFQKWGFTGSIDYYNIKIKDTIFAPDTNMLIAACYGFHGVNPDLDGTSPYCTGINRTPDISSISIPEAIGGDGSYFQAVNQGVVKTSGVDVQLGYNLPTDWLTPGSKLSANLMVNYLINYKVEELPGVTLDYAGTVSYFGAGLGTSFPEWKGNLNLAWNVKPFTFESRIRYIDGMDNRLSVQFPGEEDLFTGTDGVIYVDLAVEADFKPLTLRVGLNNAFDKGPETYAPNVQSGTDPSLYDVIGRRAYVSARLRF, from the coding sequence ATGAAGAGCACTTATCGTAATCGACTGCTGACGACGACGTTGTTTGTCAGTGCGTCGGTTCTGGGCACGCCTGCTTTTGCGCAGGACGTCCAGGAGCCGGTTACCGGCGAGCCCGCGCAGGCGGTTGATGAAACCGCGGCGCCGACGCCAGCCGAAGAAACTGCCGGCCGCGAGATCGTCGTTACCGGTTCGCGTATCGCCCGTCCCAACCTGACCTCGAGCAGCCCGATTGCGGTGGTCACCGGTGAAGAGACGGTCGACAAGGCGGACATCACCCTCGACACCTTCCTCAACACGCTGCCGCAGGTTAACCCGGCCGGCACGACCACGTCGAACAACCCCGGCAACGGCGGTCAATCGAACATCAACCTTCGCGGCCTCGGCTCGAACCGTAACCTGGTCCTGATCGACGGCCGTCGTCCGATGTCGTCGGGCACCGACCTGTCGGTCGACTTGAACACCATTCCGCAGGGCCTGATCGAGCGCATCGACGTGATCACCGGCGGCGCCGGCGCGACCTACGGTGCGGACGCCATCGCGGGTGTCGTCAACATCATCATGAAGGACGACTTCCAGGGCGTCGACCTGCGTGCGACCTACTCCAACGCGCTCAAGAATTTCGACGCGCGCGAGTATCAGGTGTCCGGCGTGCTCGGTGCCAATTTCGATGACGGCAAGGGTAACGTAGCGGTTGCGGCCGAATTCTCGTCGCGTGAAAATCTCGGCAAGCTCGAGCGCGATTTCGCCGCTCAGGCAACCTCGACCACGCCAACCCCGCCGATGGCCCGTTATGTTGCCAGCGGCGCCAACGCACCGAGCGCGGCTGCGCTGAACACCGTGTTCGGCAGCTACGGTTATGCGCCGGGTTCGGTTAACGACGCCAGCCGCGTCGGCTTCAACAATGACGGTACGCTGATCGGCTTCGGCGTGTTCAACACGGCCCAGGACGTCGTCAACTATCGTTTCGATCCGGAAGGCAATGACGCCGCCGCGGCGAACCAGAACTTTTTCCCGGACTTCTATTCCTACAACTTCGACCGGACCAACCTGTTGGTCCTGCCGTTGAAGCGCAAGTCGTTCTTCGTAAAGGGTAATTACGAGATCGATCCGCACGCGGACTTCTTCATCCAGGGCGGCTACACCGAGTATAATTCGGCTTCGGGCCTCGCGGCCACGCCGATCGGCACCCGCGTCGAGTGCGCCACGGGCACGAACCCGCTGCGCGCCAAGTCCAACTTCGTTAACTGCGGCTTCAGTGTCACGCAGCTGGTTATCCCGCGGAGCAATCCGTTCGTACCGGCCGACCTGAATATCCTGCTTGATTCGCGTACCGGCGACGACCCCGCCCTTGTTGGCGTCGGCGCTGCCGAGCCGATCAAGATCGCCAAGCGTCTGCTGGACACCGGTCTGCGCCTCACGGCCACCGAAAACCGCGTCCTGCAGGGCCTTGCCGGCCTGCGCGGCGACATCGTCGACAATTGGCGGTACGAAGTTTCGTACAGCTGGGGTCGGACCACGATCGAAACGGCTGCCAGCGGCAACGTCAACGTCCAGAACGCCGAGCGTCTGCTCGAGGCTGCGGACGGTGGCGACAGCCTGTGCGAGGGCGGCTTCAATCCGTTCGGCATCAACCCGATCTCGGCGGAGTGCGTCGAATTCCTCAACGAGACGGGCTTCACGCAGACCGACTTCACCCTCAAGGTCCTCCAGGGCTTCGTCACGGGTGACGTGGTTGAGCTTCCGGCCGGCCCGCTCAGCGTCGTGCTCGGTGGCGAGCAGCGTCGCTGGCGTTATGACTTCGATCCAGGCACGCTGTTCGGGCCGATCGCCGGCTTCAACACCGCGACTCCGGATCACGGCACGAACAAGTTCACCGACTGGTTCGCCGAAGCGCGTATTCCGATCCTCAAGGATGCGCAGTACGCCAAGGAACTGGAACTCGGCCTGTCGTTCCGTCACTCGAAGAGCGAATTCGTCGACATCCAGAATGGCGGCGAAGGCGGATCGTCCGACAATGCTTACGGTGTCACCGTCAGCTGGGCTCCGCTGGACGAGCTCCGCTTCCGCGGCAGCTACCAGCACTCGGTGCGTGCTCCGAACTTCGTCGAACTGTTCTCGGGCGGCAGCTCGTTCCCGCAGTATTTCGACCCCTGCTCGATCAACACCAATTTCCGGGCAACCGCTGGTGCAGCTGGGGCGGCGATCTGTCAGGCAACGGGCCTGAGCCTTGCTCAGACCGCGACCTACGTTCAGACGCCGGGTTCGCAGGCGTTCATCGGCATCACCGGCAACGCCGATCTTGGACCTGAAACCGGCGATACCTTCACCGTCGGCGCCGTGTTCCAGAAGTGGGGCTTCACCGGCTCGATCGACTATTACAACATCAAGATCAAAGACACGATCTTTGCTCCTGATACGAACATGTTGATCGCGGCCTGCTACGGCTTCCACGGCGTCAATCCCGACCTGGATGGCACCAGCCCGTATTGCACCGGCATCAATCGTACTCCGGACATCTCCTCGATCAGCATTCCTGAGGCGATCGGCGGCGACGGTTCCTACTTCCAGGCGGTCAACCAGGGCGTCGTGAAGACCTCGGGTGTCGACGTCCAGCTCGGCTACAACCTGCCGACGGATTGGCTGACCCCGGGATCGAAGCTGTCGGCCAACCTGATGGTCAACTACCTGATCAACTACAAGGTAGAGGAACTTCCGGGCGTCACTCTCGACTATGCCGGCACGGTTTCCTATTTCGGCGCGGGGCTGGGCACCAGCTTCCCCGAGTGGAAGGGCAACCTGAACCTGGCGTGGAACGTCAAGCCGTTCACCTTCGAATCGCGCATCCGCTACATCGATGGCATGGACAACCGCTTGAGCGTCCAGTTCCCGGGTGAAGAGGATCTGTTCACCGGCACCGATGGCGTGATCTACGTCGACCTGGCCGTCGAAGCGGACTTCAAGCCGCTGACGCTGCGGGTCGGCCTGAACAACGCGTTCGACAAGGGTCCGGAGACCTATGCTCCGAACGTCCAGTCGGGCACCGATCCGTCGCTGTACGACGTGATTGGCCGCCGCGCCTACGTTTCGGCCCGGCTGCGGTTCTAA
- a CDS encoding DUF2093 domain-containing protein translates to MLMGTAREAKIHYLDGTFRLLSAGDHVRCAITGAVIPLDELRYWSVDRQEAYADAAASLEAERRAGNI, encoded by the coding sequence ATGCTGATGGGTACGGCCCGAGAGGCCAAGATCCACTATCTCGACGGCACTTTCCGCCTGCTGTCGGCCGGCGACCACGTCCGCTGCGCGATCACCGGCGCGGTGATTCCGCTCGACGAACTTCGTTATTGGTCGGTCGACCGGCAGGAGGCCTATGCCGATGCCGCTGCCAGCCTGGAAGCGGAGCGCCGCGCAGGCAATATCTGA
- the xseA gene encoding exodeoxyribonuclease VII large subunit: protein MFMNLPGDLDASGLLAEQKSGDNAPALSVSELSGALKRTVENAFGLVRVRGEISGWKRHASGHCYFTLKDEGACIDAVIWKGQAGSLAFRPEDGAEVIASGKLTTYPGRSKYQIVVNRMELAGEGALMALLDKRRRALAAEGLFDEAKKRRLPYLPRVIGVVTSPTGAVIRDILHRLEDRCPTHVIVWPVPVQGEGAAEKVAAAIRGFANVSPRPDLLIIARGGGSIEDLWAFNEEEVVRAAATSPIPLISAVGHETDTTLIDFASDRRAPTPTAAAEMAVPVRAELAAMLAEYDHRMSACVTRTSSRAGERLDLLASRWPEAANLFAPFAQRLDDAGERLPRALVQRTAHARADLAEVGPRLQERLVTERVARAHEKLTSLWRLAELAHPEKPLQRGFVRVTDRAGKTIIHAADARSAVAVDLHFADGRVAAQIGDGAAPQPFRPMRRVERKPTDPYLPKQPGLFDTEE, encoded by the coding sequence ATGTTCATGAATCTCCCCGGCGATCTCGATGCTTCCGGCCTCCTAGCCGAGCAGAAGAGCGGCGACAACGCGCCCGCACTGTCGGTCAGCGAACTGTCCGGCGCGCTCAAGCGGACGGTCGAGAATGCGTTCGGCCTGGTCCGGGTGCGCGGAGAAATCAGCGGCTGGAAACGCCACGCTTCGGGTCATTGCTACTTTACGCTGAAGGACGAGGGCGCCTGCATCGACGCGGTCATCTGGAAGGGACAGGCGGGCAGCCTCGCGTTCCGCCCGGAAGATGGCGCGGAAGTGATCGCATCGGGCAAGCTCACCACTTACCCGGGCCGGTCGAAATACCAGATCGTAGTCAACCGGATGGAGCTGGCTGGCGAGGGTGCGCTGATGGCGCTGCTCGACAAGCGGCGCCGCGCGCTGGCCGCCGAAGGCCTGTTCGACGAAGCCAAGAAGCGCCGGCTGCCTTATTTGCCGCGGGTGATCGGAGTGGTCACTTCGCCGACCGGCGCGGTGATCCGCGACATCCTGCACCGGCTGGAGGATCGCTGCCCGACCCATGTCATCGTCTGGCCCGTGCCAGTACAGGGGGAGGGCGCCGCAGAGAAGGTCGCCGCGGCGATCCGCGGCTTCGCCAACGTATCCCCCAGGCCCGACCTGTTGATCATCGCCCGCGGTGGCGGCTCGATCGAAGATCTGTGGGCGTTCAACGAGGAAGAGGTCGTGCGCGCCGCCGCCACCTCGCCGATTCCGCTGATCTCCGCGGTAGGCCACGAAACCGACACCACGTTGATCGACTTTGCGTCGGACCGCCGGGCGCCGACGCCCACTGCGGCGGCTGAGATGGCGGTGCCGGTCCGCGCCGAACTGGCCGCGATGCTGGCCGAATATGATCATCGCATGTCGGCCTGCGTCACTCGCACGTCTTCACGGGCAGGCGAACGGCTGGATCTGCTGGCTTCGCGCTGGCCGGAGGCGGCCAATTTGTTTGCGCCCTTTGCGCAGCGGCTCGACGATGCCGGCGAGCGATTGCCAAGGGCGCTGGTCCAACGGACGGCTCATGCCCGTGCCGATTTGGCCGAGGTCGGACCACGGTTGCAGGAGCGGCTGGTGACCGAGCGCGTCGCGCGCGCGCACGAAAAACTGACGTCTCTCTGGAGGCTGGCCGAACTGGCCCATCCGGAAAAGCCGCTGCAGCGCGGATTCGTCCGGGTCACCGACCGCGCCGGCAAGACCATCATCCATGCCGCCGACGCCCGTTCGGCGGTCGCGGTCGACCTTCACTTTGCGGATGGGCGCGTGGCTGCCCAAATCGGGGATGGCGCGGCGCCACAGCCTTTCCGGCCGATGCGGCGGGTTGAGCGAAAGCCAACCGATCCCTATTTGCCGAAACAGCCTGGATTATTCGACACCGAGGAATGA
- the purD gene encoding phosphoribosylamine--glycine ligase: MNILLLGSGGREHALAWRLAQSPSCDVLWATPGNPGIARVLKDFNEKRDRSGEVGEQGICFDTELTDHERVIEFCKANSIDLVVVGPEAPLVDGLADSLRTAGIATFGPGAAAAQLEGSKGFTKDLCARAGIPTADYVRADSVSSALSFLDRFSIPVVIKADGLAAGKGVTIAMSRDEAEAAIRAAGDGPMVIEEYLEGEEASLFALVNGTRSVVLASAQDHKRVGEGDTGPNTGGMGAYSPAPVLTAELEARAMREIVEPTARAMAEAGTAFSGVLYAGLMLTADGPKLIEYNVRFGDPECEAIMPRIEGDFAALLHSVAVGGEFEAPSLSNVSTMTVIVAARGYPETPARGGAIGGLDRAEAMPGVAVFQAGTVLEGDQLVASGGRVLAVTASGRSLGEARELAYRAVDAIDFADGFHRRDIGWRELERAS, from the coding sequence ATGAACATCCTGCTGTTGGGTTCGGGCGGACGTGAGCATGCTCTGGCCTGGCGATTGGCGCAATCGCCAAGCTGCGACGTGCTGTGGGCAACACCCGGAAACCCCGGCATCGCTCGCGTTCTCAAGGACTTTAACGAGAAGCGCGATCGATCGGGCGAAGTCGGCGAACAGGGGATTTGCTTCGATACCGAACTGACGGATCACGAACGTGTAATTGAATTCTGCAAGGCCAATTCAATTGATCTTGTTGTGGTTGGGCCCGAAGCGCCACTCGTTGACGGACTTGCCGATTCCCTGCGAACCGCCGGAATCGCCACCTTCGGCCCTGGCGCCGCCGCTGCCCAGCTCGAAGGCTCGAAGGGTTTCACCAAGGACCTCTGCGCCCGGGCTGGCATTCCTACTGCCGATTATGTTCGGGCCGACTCCGTATCATCCGCTTTGTCATTTTTGGACCGCTTCTCGATCCCGGTGGTAATCAAGGCCGACGGCCTGGCCGCGGGCAAGGGCGTGACCATCGCCATGTCCCGCGACGAGGCAGAGGCAGCGATTCGCGCCGCCGGCGACGGTCCGATGGTGATCGAGGAATATCTGGAGGGAGAGGAGGCCAGCCTGTTCGCGCTGGTCAACGGGACCCGATCCGTCGTGCTCGCATCGGCCCAGGATCACAAGCGCGTCGGCGAAGGCGACACCGGTCCAAACACCGGAGGCATGGGTGCTTACTCCCCTGCCCCTGTCTTGACCGCGGAGCTGGAAGCGCGGGCCATGCGCGAGATCGTCGAGCCCACGGCACGTGCCATGGCCGAGGCAGGAACCGCGTTCAGCGGAGTGCTTTACGCCGGCCTGATGCTGACCGCCGACGGACCCAAGCTGATCGAATATAATGTCCGCTTCGGCGACCCGGAGTGCGAGGCGATCATGCCCCGGATCGAAGGCGATTTCGCCGCTCTTCTTCATTCGGTTGCGGTAGGCGGCGAGTTCGAGGCGCCTTCGCTTTCAAACGTTTCGACCATGACAGTAATCGTGGCGGCAAGAGGCTATCCGGAAACGCCCGCGAGGGGCGGCGCGATCGGCGGATTGGACCGAGCCGAGGCAATGCCGGGTGTCGCCGTTTTTCAAGCGGGCACGGTACTGGAGGGAGACCAGCTTGTCGCATCGGGCGGTCGAGTGCTTGCTGTCACCGCCTCCGGCAGGTCGCTCGGCGAAGCGCGTGAACTCGCCTACCGCGCGGTTGACGCGATCGATTTTGCCGACGGATTCCATCGCCGGGACATTGGTTGGCGCGAACTGGAGCGGGCATCATGA
- a CDS encoding helix-hairpin-helix domain-containing protein, with translation MEFFEIYWPVLIVGLLAGLIASYLYFRPKQNVRLSDSVPLRPHMNLQSSHEGRGVADETAAAASDLAGSIIGAEVHAELPAASGPPDDLIKLKGVGPKLAAILVERGIRRFDQIAKLSPDQVEVLDQSLGAFRGRFERDRIVEQADYLARGDIDGYQAKFGNL, from the coding sequence TTGGAATTCTTCGAAATCTATTGGCCCGTGTTGATCGTCGGGCTGCTCGCTGGATTGATCGCCAGCTACCTGTATTTCCGGCCAAAGCAGAACGTCCGGCTAAGCGACAGCGTCCCGCTTCGTCCACACATGAACCTGCAATCGTCGCACGAGGGCCGGGGAGTTGCCGATGAAACTGCGGCCGCCGCAAGCGACCTCGCCGGATCGATCATCGGCGCGGAAGTTCACGCCGAGTTGCCGGCGGCCAGCGGTCCGCCCGATGACTTGATCAAATTGAAAGGCGTCGGTCCCAAGCTGGCTGCCATCCTGGTGGAACGTGGCATCCGACGCTTTGATCAAATCGCCAAACTGTCGCCGGACCAGGTCGAGGTCCTTGACCAGTCCTTGGGCGCGTTTCGCGGAAGGTTTGAGCGGGACCGGATCGTCGAGCAGGCAGACTATCTCGCTCGAGGCGATATCGACGGCTATCAGGCGAAGTTCGGAAACCTTTGA
- a CDS encoding hemolysin family protein, whose protein sequence is MSDTLLPFPWLDLVLILALVAINGLLSMSELAIVSSREARLKAMMKAGSRGAKSALDLAAEPGRFLSTVQIGITLIGILAGAYSGASLGEPVAQRLARLGLEPDTAESVGFGLVIMVTTFASLVIGELVPKQFALRNPEAIAAIVSRPMGWLSKATAPFVWLLDQTSALIFRALGLNRENKNVVTAEELHLVVAEAQTAGVLEESERAIISGIVRLADRPVREVMTPRMDIDWIDIGGGRDEIRAALAATTHSRLPVAEGSVDNIVGVVSSRDMLTALLDGKELNVRSLTRLAPVIPDLMDAMDALAVLRSAEVPLALVHDEYGHLDGIVTPGSILSALAGAFAHDLDEGDEPPLIEREDGSWLVSGAASADLLGDRIGVNMPGERDYSTVAGFALSVLRRIPETGETFKFDGYRFEVVDMDGRKIDKLLVSRPKRRRSEEETADEAPRA, encoded by the coding sequence ATGAGCGACACGCTCCTTCCCTTCCCTTGGCTTGACCTTGTCCTGATCCTTGCCCTCGTTGCGATCAACGGCTTGTTGTCGATGAGCGAACTGGCAATCGTCTCGTCTCGCGAGGCCCGGTTGAAAGCCATGATGAAGGCTGGATCACGCGGTGCCAAATCCGCCCTCGATCTCGCCGCGGAGCCGGGCCGGTTCCTGTCAACGGTGCAAATCGGGATCACGTTGATCGGCATTCTCGCCGGTGCCTATTCAGGTGCCAGCCTTGGCGAGCCAGTTGCCCAGCGCCTCGCTCGCCTGGGACTGGAGCCTGACACGGCGGAAAGCGTGGGTTTTGGTCTTGTGATCATGGTCACGACCTTTGCCTCTCTCGTCATCGGCGAACTCGTTCCCAAGCAATTCGCACTCCGTAACCCGGAGGCCATTGCAGCAATTGTCTCTCGCCCTATGGGCTGGCTCAGCAAGGCTACCGCACCCTTTGTATGGTTGCTCGATCAGACAAGCGCGCTGATCTTCCGCGCCCTCGGCCTCAACCGGGAAAACAAGAATGTCGTCACCGCCGAGGAGCTTCACCTGGTGGTCGCTGAGGCGCAAACGGCCGGCGTGCTTGAGGAAAGCGAGCGCGCCATCATCTCAGGAATTGTCCGGCTGGCCGATCGCCCGGTCCGGGAAGTCATGACCCCGCGAATGGACATTGATTGGATCGATATCGGCGGCGGCCGGGATGAGATTCGTGCCGCGTTGGCCGCGACGACCCACAGCCGATTGCCGGTCGCGGAAGGTTCGGTCGACAATATCGTCGGTGTGGTGTCCTCGCGAGATATGCTGACCGCCCTGCTCGACGGCAAAGAGCTGAATGTTAGGTCACTAACTCGTCTGGCCCCGGTTATTCCCGACCTGATGGATGCGATGGATGCGCTGGCCGTACTGCGTTCGGCCGAGGTGCCTCTGGCGCTGGTCCATGACGAATATGGCCATCTCGATGGAATCGTTACCCCTGGGTCAATTCTCAGCGCGCTCGCCGGCGCATTCGCCCATGACCTCGACGAAGGGGATGAGCCGCCGCTGATTGAACGTGAGGACGGCAGTTGGCTGGTTTCGGGCGCGGCCAGCGCCGATCTATTGGGCGACCGCATTGGCGTGAACATGCCTGGCGAACGCGATTATTCGACCGTGGCCGGATTTGCCTTGTCGGTGCTCAGAAGAATTCCGGAAACAGGCGAGACATTTAAGTTTGATGGCTACAGATTTGAGGTGGTCGACATGGACGGCCGAAAAATCGACAAGCTGTTGGTCAGCCGCCCAAAGCGCCGGCGCAGTGAGGAAGAAACCGCGGATGAAGCGCCGCGAGCTTAG
- a CDS encoding nucleoside deaminase, producing MRRALDLAAVAADAGEVPVGAVVTLGDEIIAEARNAMRGNLDPTAHAEMVAIRHAAMRLGRPRLDGCTLWVTLEPCAMCAAAIALARFEALRFGAEDPKGGGVVHGARIFSQPTCHHRPDVLGGIGEDEAAGQLKAFFEARRT from the coding sequence ATGCGCAGGGCGCTCGATCTGGCCGCGGTCGCCGCCGATGCCGGCGAAGTGCCGGTCGGCGCAGTGGTGACATTGGGCGATGAGATCATCGCGGAGGCTCGCAATGCGATGCGTGGCAATCTTGATCCAACTGCCCATGCCGAGATGGTCGCCATCCGCCACGCGGCAATGCGCCTCGGCCGGCCGCGGCTGGATGGCTGCACTCTATGGGTCACGCTGGAACCATGCGCGATGTGCGCCGCGGCAATCGCCCTGGCCAGGTTCGAAGCCCTTCGGTTCGGCGCCGAGGATCCCAAGGGGGGAGGAGTCGTCCATGGCGCGAGAATATTCTCGCAGCCCACTTGTCACCATCGGCCGGATGTCCTCGGCGGAATTGGGGAAGACGAAGCTGCGGGCCAGCTGAAGGCTTTCTTTGAGGCGCGCCGGACCTGA
- the rpmB gene encoding 50S ribosomal protein L28 codes for MSRICELTGKGRQVGNNVSHANNKTKRTFLPNLQNVTLISEALEKSIKLRVSTHGLRSVEHVGGLDNWLTKTSEDRLSPRAAKLKREIAKKAKSAAA; via the coding sequence ATGTCGCGCATTTGCGAGCTGACCGGCAAGGGCCGGCAGGTGGGTAACAATGTTTCCCACGCCAATAACAAGACTAAGCGGACGTTCCTGCCCAACCTGCAGAACGTGACGCTGATCTCGGAAGCGCTGGAAAAGAGCATCAAGCTGCGCGTGTCGACGCATGGTTTGCGCTCGGTCGAACACGTCGGCGGCCTCGACAATTGGCTGACCAAGACCAGCGAGGACCGGCTTTCGCCGCGGGCCGCCAAGCTCAAGCGCGAAATCGCCAAAAAGGCTAAGTCGGCCGCCGCCTAA
- a CDS encoding esterase-like activity of phytase family protein gives MAYWPMRALPDFKERPAVLVPLRFEAVEMAAAVPPLRLAGAWTMQVHDPRFHGISALAIDQGRFLAATDLGAVIRFDMPAASHPRAMLKDLRFGPGKFGPKWARDAESIARDLTGRGWWIGFEQNHSLWLYDSSFRNARASVDLNRPDWWYNRGAEGLIPEGAGLLVLAENGREAMPVRRNRIGRVSLAAGADVADAARAPDGSAWLLLRTKGLNGISQAIARLNRTQAGYRAGPAWPVPKGLFDNYEGMAIERRPGGGLRFWLVTDDGHRIMARNLLVALDYLPSEHGQSPATSAGPSKLQPVETP, from the coding sequence ATGGCCTATTGGCCAATGCGGGCACTGCCGGACTTCAAGGAGCGGCCGGCCGTACTCGTGCCGCTGCGATTTGAGGCAGTCGAAATGGCCGCGGCGGTTCCGCCTCTTCGGCTGGCTGGCGCCTGGACGATGCAGGTGCACGACCCCCGCTTCCACGGAATATCGGCGCTCGCGATCGATCAGGGACGCTTTCTCGCCGCCACTGACCTTGGCGCGGTTATTCGATTCGACATGCCGGCGGCCAGCCACCCCCGCGCAATGTTGAAAGATTTGCGCTTCGGGCCTGGAAAGTTCGGTCCGAAATGGGCCCGCGACGCCGAATCGATTGCCCGCGATCTGACCGGTCGCGGCTGGTGGATCGGTTTTGAGCAGAATCACTCGCTGTGGCTGTACGACTCAAGCTTTCGAAATGCGCGGGCCAGTGTCGACCTGAATCGGCCGGATTGGTGGTATAATCGCGGCGCCGAGGGCCTGATCCCGGAAGGGGCGGGTTTGCTGGTACTGGCAGAGAATGGCCGGGAAGCGATGCCTGTGCGGCGCAATCGCATTGGCCGTGTCAGCTTGGCGGCCGGGGCCGATGTCGCCGATGCTGCTCGCGCGCCAGATGGGAGCGCTTGGCTGCTGCTTCGCACAAAGGGCCTCAATGGCATTTCGCAAGCCATCGCCAGATTGAATCGAACGCAGGCTGGTTATCGGGCTGGCCCTGCGTGGCCGGTGCCGAAAGGATTGTTCGACAATTATGAGGGCATGGCGATTGAGCGACGGCCAGGCGGAGGCCTGCGGTTTTGGTTGGTGACCGACGATGGTCACAGGATAATGGCACGGAATCTGTTGGTGGCGCTCGACTATCTGCCGTCCGAACATGGCCAAAGCCCGGCGACTAGCGCCGGGCCTTCGAAATTGCAGCCAGTTGAGACGCCTTAG